In a genomic window of Malaclemys terrapin pileata isolate rMalTer1 chromosome 17, rMalTer1.hap1, whole genome shotgun sequence:
- the AJM1 gene encoding apical junction component 1 homolog, with translation MTRTDPPDILVSMVYQDLEVKCPAPRDSIVCQPLTQCDAFMSASLPRDPQPFNKRHCRSFDFLELLDDQLAPASAMERPCRHPGTPEPSSGSGGRKAPPRPDVQNTRPPPHGREGSKEPLARAEPKRRARSKSAPRVKSTFTPIPIQMSSSSPPMPARRGREALRLSREPARTETSPRRGSGYAPMKAPMNEVHPIKLQPQRSSTSRISPLCVSSNCPEEAPGGRPATSLHVKCRMDMKPDEAVLVHAARSLKAQSRMEVPYWPRPPGAIRSLTIPSSRQVSMSRTPTPSESYSGEHRLPYPNEYYEGDPRGQVYQAVPSPQDYPERGCVTFSTPNVPTKFFYTEEPARCPGLGMPLKSSGYEACPRPYLGRHLPPQPFYTEDPAKGNIHTIPPRTFYVEEARTYPIQEAPAHTFYREDPRFYASRGMPTKPLYTEDPRVYPALNTSSRLFYAEDYGKYHERESISRTYPHVRSTQPLQFSDWYCPDRGALPYQTLQMSRFAPHPSGQEALLSSWHASYSANQPRLGTDTRHYSKSWDNILAPSVRREDPMFRGRSYENLLAREQHRALSPDDRRQPVVINLSSSPKRYAALSLSENSIMEKMHADGGRCPLGRSWFVTPEITITDNDIKANGLSKSEKRSASWDMLDSGRDGQRSRTAHYYSDPTAKDTIQSSSARQRSLEQLDELITDLVIDSKPPPSPRPSNGDSLTDQLKRLIDNDAPGPARKPEARKPLPLLVGEPRPTKEQPGPSSFHRDVRKEQGGRSLAMSVSSSSFEKQQDDCSPELSADEDDMMMCSNAKCKRTETMFNACLYFKSCHSCYTYYCSRSCRREDWDTHKESCIYGRIGSICRHVLQFCRENAEVHKAFSRIAKVGYLSRGRGVLFLGFPSSGSAENFLQFGLESLLMSPTYLSLRELEGYAESLGDYARELGVSGSQYDPEECFLLNVTVAVGQKVPVRPSPKVQVPTVRKYAKVALASSSPEKQILKKERDMETLILTPPPGTADIDKEGEEGRKAREVCFINIQRELRIRGVFLRHEFPKIYEQLCDFVESNKRFTPTTIYPIDRRTGKQFMCMIMAASEPRTLDWVASPNLLDDLM, from the coding sequence ATGACACGAACCGACCCACCTGACATACTGGTGTCTATGGTGTATCAAGACCTAGAGGTGAAGTGCCCAGCACCCAGGGATTCCATCGTCTGCCAGCCACTGACACAATGTGACGCCTTCATGTCTGCGTCTTTGCCGCGCGACCCGCAGCCCTTCAACAAGCGCCACTGTAGGAGCTTTGACTTCCTTGAGTTGCTCGACGACCAGCTGGCCCCTGCTTCTGCTATGGAGCGCCCCTGCCGGCACCCGGGCACCCCCGAGCCTTCCTCAGGCTCCGGAGGCAGGAAGGCTCCTCCCAGGCCGGACGTTCAGAACACCAGGCCACCCCCTCATGGCAGGGAAGGCTCCAAGGAGCCATTGGCTCGGGCGGAGCCAAAGAGGCGAGCGAGGTCCAAGAGCGCCCCTCGGGTGAAATCCACTTTCACTCCCATTCCCATCCAGATGTCATCCTCGTCTCCCCCCATGCCGGCCAGGCGGGGACGGGAGGCTCTGCGCCTCTCCAGGGAGCCTGCGAGGACGGAGACGTCCCCGCGCAGGGGGAGCGGATATGCCCCAATGAAGGCCCCAATGAATGAGGTACACCCCATCAAGCTGCAGCCCCAGCGGAGCAGCACCAGCCGCATCTCCCCACTATGTGTCAGCAGCAACTGCCCGGAGGAGGCCCCTGGTGGGAGGCCGGCCACAAGCCTGCATGTCAAGTGCCGGATGGACATGAAGCCAGATGAGGCGGTGCTGGTGCACGCGGCACGCAGCCTGAAGGCCCAGAGCAGGATGGAGGTGCCATACTGGCCGAGGCCGCCCGGCGCTATCCGGAGCCTGACCATCCCAAGTAGCAGGCAGGTGTCCATGTCCCGCACTCCCACACCCAGCGAATCCTACAGCggggagcacaggctgccctaTCCCAACGAGTACTACGAAGGTGACCCCCGAGGCCAGGTTTACCAGGCCGTGCCCTCCCCGCAGGACTATCCCGAGAGGGGCTGTGTGACCTTCTCCACTCCAAATGTGCCCACCAAGTTCTTCTACACAGAGGAGCCAGCCAGGTGCCCTGGCCTCGGCATGCCACTGAAAAGCTCTGGCTACGAGGCGTGTCCTCGCCCATACCTAGGGCGCCACCTCCCTCCACAGCCCTTCTACACAGAGGACCCAGCCAAAGGTAATATCCACACCATCCCACCAAGGACTTTCTACGTGGAAGAGGCTCGCACCTACCCCATCCAGGAAGCCCCTGCCCACACCTTCTACAGAGAAGACCCTCGATTCTATGCCTCCAGGGGCATGCCCACCAAACCCCTCTATACAGAGGACCCCAGGGTGTACCCCGCTCTGAACACCTCCTCCCGGTTGTTCTATGCTGAGGATTATGGCAAATACCACGAGAGGGAATCCATTTCGCGGACGTACCCTCATGTCCGTAGCACCCAGCCTTTGCAGTTCAGCGACTGGTACTGCCCGGACCGGGGTGCACTGCCCTACCAGACCTTGCAGATGTCCCGCTTTGCACCTCATCCCTCTGGGCAGGAGGCCTTGCTTTCCTCTTGGCATGCCAGCTACAGCGCCAACCAGCCCCGCCTAGGCACAGATACCCGGCATTACTCCAAATCCTGGGACAACATCCTGGCGCCCAGTGTCCGCAGGGAAGACCCCATGTTCCGCGGGCGCAGCTATGAGAACCTGCTCGCCCGGGAGCAGCACCGTGCCTTATCTCCTGACGACCGGCGGCAGCCCGTGGTGATCAATCTGTCCAGTTCCCCCAAGCGCTATGCAGCGCTCTCCCTCTCGGAGAACTCCATCATGGAGAAGATGCATGCAGACGGTGGGCGGTGCCCCCTGGGCCGCTCCTGGTTTGTCACCCCAGAAATCACCATCACCGACAACGACATCAAAGCCAATGGGCTGAGCAAGAGCGAGAAGCGCTCGGCCAGCTGGGATATGCTGGATTCCGGGCGGGATGGACAGCGCTCCCGCACCGCTCACTACTACTCGGATCCCACTGCCAAAGACACCATCCAAAGCAGCTCCGCCCGCCAGCGCAGCCTGGAGCAGTTGGACGAGTTGATCACAGACCTGGTCATCGACTCCaagcccccgcccagcccccgccccagcaaCGGGGACAGCCTGACAGACCAGCTCAAGAGGCTGATCGACAACGATGCGCCTGGGCCTGCCAGGAAGCCGGAGGCCAGGAAGCCGCTGCCTTTAttggtgggggagcccaggcccaccaaGGAGCAGCCAGGCCCGAGTTCCTTCCACAGAGACGTACGCAAGGAGCAGGGTGGCCGCTCACTCGCCATGTCTGTCTCCAGCAGCAGCTTTGAGAAGCAGCAGGATGACTGCTCCCCGGAGCTGAGCGCGGATGAGGACGACATGATGATGTGTTCAAACGCCAAGTGCAAGCGCACGGAGACCATGTTCAATGCCTGCCTCTACTTCAAGTCCTGCCACAGCTGCTATACATACTACTGCTCCCGGAGTTGCCGCCGCGAGGACTGGGACACCCACAAGGAGAGCTGCATCTACGGGCGTATTGGGAGCATCTGCCGGCACGTGCTGCAGTTCTGCCGGGAGAACGCCGAGGTGCACAAGGCCTTCTCGCGCATCGCCAAGGTGGGGTACCTTTCCCGGGGGCGAGGGGTGCTGTTCCTGGGCTTCCCCAGCTCAGGCTCGGCCGAGAACTTCCTCCAGTTTGGCTTGGAGAGCCTGCTGATGTCCCCCACCTACCTGTCCCTGCGGGAGCTGGAGGGCTATGCGGAGAGCCTGGGGGATTATGCCCGGGAGTTGGGGGTGTCTGGCAGCCAGTACGACCCTGAGGAATGTTTCCTCTTGAATGTAACCGTGGCCGTTGGACAAAAAGTGCCTGTGAGGCCATCCCCCAAGGTCCAGGTGCCGACAGTCAGGAAATATGCCAAGGTGGCCTTAGCCTCCTCCAGCCCTGAGAAACAGATCCTAAAGAAGGAGCGGGACATGGAGACCTTGATCCTGACCCCCCCGCCTGGTACGGCGGACATcgacaaggagggggaggaagggcggAAGGCCCGGGAGGTCTGCTTCATCAACATCCAGCGGGAGCTGCGGATCCGAGGCGTCTTCCTGCGCCATGAGTTCCCCAAGATCTACGAGCAGCTGTGCGACTTTGTGGAGAGCAACAAGAGGTTCACACCCACCACCATCTACCCCATTGACAGGCGGACTGGAAAGCAGTTCATGTGTATGATCATGGCCGCCTCTGAGCCACGGACCCTGGACTGGGTCGCCAGCCCCAACCTCCTGGACGACCTCATGTGA